The Romeriopsis navalis LEGE 11480 nucleotide sequence CCATTTCCCCACCCAACGCATCGACTTCATGGACAAGTTGAGACTTCGCAGGACCGCCCACAGCAGGATTACAGGGTTGCCAGGCAATTTTATCGAGGTTGAGGGTGAGCAATAACGTCCGACAGCCGAGACGTGCAGCGGCTAGGGCCGATTCACAACC carries:
- a CDS encoding FAD-dependent oxidoreductase, which codes for MDATVDFIDAYDVVVVGAGHAGCESALAAARLGCRTLLLTLNLDKIAWQPCNPAVGGPAKSQLVHEVDALGGEM